The following are encoded together in the Streptomyces rapamycinicus NRRL 5491 genome:
- the fmt gene encoding methionyl-tRNA formyltransferase, translated as MRLVFAGTPEVALPALDALIASEKHEVVAVVTRPDAPAGRGRRLVASPVAERAEEAGIEVLKPAKPRDPEFLARLTEIAPDCCPVVAYGALLPKAALEIPAHGWVNLHFSLLPAWRGAAPVQHSLLAGDEMTGASTFQIEEGLDSGPVFGVVTEQVRATDTSGDLLTRLAFAGAGLLEATMDGIENGTLRPVPQPAEGISLAPKITVEDAEIDWTAPALRVDRLVRACTPAPGAWTTFRGERLKVVSARPVADRTDLEPGLPAATKKAVYVGTGSHAVELTWVRPQGKKPMLAADWARGVRIAEGERLGV; from the coding sequence ATGAGGCTCGTCTTCGCCGGTACCCCCGAGGTCGCCCTGCCCGCTCTGGACGCGCTGATCGCGTCCGAGAAGCACGAGGTGGTGGCCGTGGTGACCCGTCCCGACGCGCCCGCCGGACGCGGCCGCCGGCTGGTGGCCAGCCCGGTCGCCGAGCGGGCCGAGGAGGCGGGGATCGAGGTGCTCAAGCCCGCCAAGCCGCGCGATCCGGAGTTCCTGGCCCGGCTCACCGAGATCGCGCCGGACTGCTGCCCGGTGGTGGCCTACGGCGCGCTGCTGCCCAAAGCCGCGCTGGAGATCCCCGCGCACGGCTGGGTCAATCTGCACTTCTCGCTGCTCCCGGCCTGGCGGGGCGCGGCCCCCGTGCAGCACTCCCTGCTGGCGGGCGACGAGATGACCGGCGCCTCGACCTTCCAGATCGAGGAAGGGCTGGACTCCGGGCCGGTGTTCGGGGTGGTGACGGAGCAGGTGCGGGCCACCGACACCAGCGGCGATCTGCTGACGCGGCTCGCCTTCGCCGGTGCGGGGCTGCTCGAGGCGACGATGGACGGCATCGAGAACGGCACCCTGCGCCCGGTGCCGCAGCCGGCCGAGGGCATCTCGCTCGCCCCGAAGATCACCGTCGAGGACGCGGAGATCGACTGGACGGCGCCCGCGCTGCGCGTCGACCGGCTGGTGCGCGCGTGCACCCCCGCTCCGGGCGCGTGGACCACCTTCCGGGGGGAGCGGCTGAAGGTCGTCTCGGCGCGGCCGGTTGCGGACCGTACGGATCTGGAGCCCGGTCTGCCGGCCGCCACCAAGAAGGCCGTGTACGTGGGCACCGGCAGCCATGCCGTCGAGCTGACCTGGGTGCGGCCGCAGGGCAAGAAGCCGATGCTCGCGGCGGACTGGGCGCGCGGGGTCCGGATCGCGGAGGGCGAGCGGCTCGGGGTCTGA
- a CDS encoding serine hydrolase, whose translation MTSDRIPRHPRTAMCAALTAAVVAAPVAGAGPASAAATAPRPVCVSHQSGLAGKMSKDLAGALRGRSGTVAISLRDHTTHTRCTLRANQRFDSASVVKVTVLGTLLWDAQRHHRGLTKREKTLAKAMITKSDNASTSKLWKQLEPAGVKAFLRTAGMDATVPGKDGYWGLTRITANDQERLLDLITHANTVLTDASRTYVLTLMGKVIPEQRWGTPAGAPGGTKIHVKNGWLERSSHGWRVHSVGAFTGGGHDYTLTVLTQDDRTMRAGVATIEAVARAVHRDLNPTAHARTLYAPTDRPGEALPAVPED comes from the coding sequence ATGACGAGCGATCGAATACCCCGGCACCCCCGCACCGCGATGTGCGCGGCGCTCACAGCGGCCGTCGTCGCGGCGCCGGTCGCCGGGGCCGGGCCCGCCTCCGCGGCGGCCACGGCACCGCGGCCGGTCTGCGTCTCGCACCAGTCCGGGCTGGCCGGAAAGATGTCCAAGGACCTCGCCGGCGCGCTGCGCGGCCGGTCCGGAACCGTCGCGATCAGCCTCCGCGACCACACCACCCACACCCGCTGCACCCTGCGCGCGAACCAGAGGTTCGACTCCGCGAGCGTGGTGAAGGTGACGGTCCTGGGGACGCTGCTGTGGGACGCGCAGCGGCACCACCGGGGGCTGACCAAACGCGAGAAGACCCTCGCCAAGGCCATGATCACCAAGTCGGACAACGCCTCGACCAGCAAGCTGTGGAAGCAACTCGAGCCCGCCGGGGTCAAGGCGTTCCTGCGGACGGCCGGAATGGACGCCACCGTGCCCGGCAAGGACGGCTACTGGGGCCTCACCCGGATCACCGCGAACGACCAGGAGCGGCTCCTGGACCTGATCACCCACGCGAACACGGTGCTGACCGACGCCTCGCGCACCTACGTCCTCACGCTGATGGGCAAGGTCATCCCCGAACAGCGCTGGGGCACCCCGGCCGGCGCCCCGGGCGGTACGAAGATCCATGTGAAGAACGGCTGGCTGGAGCGGTCCTCGCACGGCTGGCGGGTGCACAGCGTCGGCGCCTTCACCGGCGGCGGCCACGACTACACGCTCACCGTGCTCACCCAGGACGACCGCACCATGCGGGCGGGCGTGGCCACCATCGAGGCCGTGGCGCGCGCGGTGCACAGGGACCTCAACCCCACCGCCCACGCCCGTACGCTCTACGCCCCGACCGACCGGCCCGGGGAAGCGCTTCCGGCGGTCCCGGAGGACTGA
- a CDS encoding ABC transporter ATP-binding protein has product MDMQSTAWHSLYQTANAQDDRRPFSRETLRRIGAFARPHRRQLLLFLVLSTVTAVLAVATPLLAGRVVDAIVHRSGQGTVLWLAGFIAAIAVAEAGLGLVTRWLSANIGEGLILDLRTAVFDHVQRMPVAFFTRTRTGALVSRLNNDVIGAQRAFSDTLSGVVGNVVTLLLTFVVMIGISWQITLLTLVLLPVFLLPARRVGGRLAKLRREAAAHNAAMSTQMTERFSAPGATLVKLFGRPADESAEFAARTRRVRDIGVRTAMVQVSFVTALTLVSALALALVYGLGGWFALHGRLDPGAVVALALLLTRLYAPLTALAGARVEVMSALVSFERVFEVLDLEPLIKEKPDAREVPEGPVSVEFDRVDFGYPAADKVSLASLEEVATLDTRGGVPVLHQLSFRAEPGQMVALVGSSGAGKSTIAQLLPRLYDADGGAVRLAGVDVRDLTADSIRATLGMVTQDGHLFHDSIRANLLLARPEATDEELWEVLRRARLEGLIAALPDGLDTVVGERGYRLSGGERQRLTIARLLLARPRVVILDEATAHLDSTSEADVQEALGEALDGRTAVVIAHRLSTVRAADLILVVEDGRIVERGTHTALLAAGGRYEELYRTQFEQPTSVDDGLAVNGATVDGAIVEGGIVDETIVGGAIVDGAALDGGPTTADAPAT; this is encoded by the coding sequence ATGGACATGCAATCGACCGCCTGGCATTCCCTGTATCAGACGGCCAACGCCCAGGACGACCGGCGGCCCTTCTCCCGCGAGACGCTGCGCCGCATCGGCGCCTTCGCCCGTCCGCACCGTCGCCAACTGCTGCTGTTCCTGGTGCTGAGCACGGTCACGGCGGTGCTCGCGGTGGCGACGCCGCTGCTGGCGGGCCGGGTGGTGGACGCGATCGTCCACCGTTCGGGACAGGGCACGGTGCTCTGGCTGGCCGGGTTCATCGCCGCGATCGCCGTGGCGGAGGCGGGGCTCGGGCTGGTGACCCGCTGGCTGTCGGCGAACATCGGCGAGGGGCTGATCCTCGATCTGCGCACCGCCGTCTTCGACCACGTCCAGCGGATGCCGGTGGCGTTCTTCACCCGGACCCGCACCGGGGCGCTGGTCAGCAGGCTCAACAACGACGTCATCGGCGCGCAGCGGGCGTTCAGCGACACCCTCTCCGGAGTGGTCGGCAATGTGGTGACGCTGCTCCTCACCTTCGTCGTCATGATCGGGATCTCCTGGCAGATCACCCTGCTGACGCTGGTACTCCTGCCCGTCTTCCTGCTGCCCGCGCGCCGGGTGGGCGGGCGGCTGGCGAAGCTGCGGCGCGAGGCGGCCGCGCACAACGCCGCGATGAGCACCCAGATGACCGAGCGCTTCTCCGCGCCCGGGGCGACGCTGGTCAAGCTGTTCGGGCGGCCCGCCGACGAGTCCGCCGAGTTCGCGGCGCGGACCCGGCGGGTGCGGGACATCGGGGTGCGGACCGCGATGGTGCAGGTCTCCTTCGTGACCGCCCTGACCCTCGTCTCCGCCCTGGCCCTCGCCCTGGTCTACGGCCTCGGCGGCTGGTTCGCGCTGCACGGGCGGCTCGACCCCGGCGCCGTCGTCGCGCTCGCGCTGCTCCTCACCCGGCTGTACGCGCCGCTGACCGCGCTGGCCGGGGCGCGGGTCGAGGTGATGAGCGCGCTCGTCAGCTTCGAGCGGGTCTTCGAGGTGCTCGACCTCGAGCCGCTGATCAAGGAGAAGCCGGACGCCCGGGAGGTCCCGGAGGGGCCGGTGTCCGTCGAGTTCGACCGCGTCGACTTCGGCTACCCGGCCGCGGACAAGGTCTCCCTCGCCTCCCTGGAGGAGGTCGCCACCCTGGACACCCGCGGTGGCGTCCCGGTCCTGCACCAGCTGTCCTTCCGCGCCGAACCGGGCCAGATGGTCGCGCTGGTGGGCTCCTCCGGCGCCGGGAAGTCGACCATCGCGCAGCTGCTGCCGAGGCTCTACGACGCCGACGGCGGCGCCGTACGGCTCGCTGGGGTGGACGTCCGCGATCTGACGGCCGACTCGATCCGCGCCACCCTCGGTATGGTCACGCAGGACGGCCATCTCTTCCACGACTCGATCCGCGCCAATCTGCTGCTGGCCCGGCCGGAGGCCACCGACGAGGAGCTGTGGGAGGTACTGCGCCGGGCCCGTCTCGAGGGTCTGATCGCGGCGCTGCCGGACGGGTTGGACACCGTCGTGGGCGAGCGCGGCTACCGGCTCTCCGGCGGTGAGCGCCAGCGGCTGACCATCGCCCGGCTGCTGCTGGCCCGGCCCCGGGTGGTGATCCTCGACGAGGCCACCGCGCATCTGGACTCCACCTCGGAGGCGGATGTCCAGGAGGCGCTCGGCGAGGCGCTGGACGGGCGAACCGCGGTGGTGATCGCCCACCGGCTGTCCACGGTCCGGGCGGCGGATCTCATTCTGGTCGTGGAGGACGGGCGGATCGTGGAGCGCGGTACGCACACCGCGCTGCTGGCCGCCGGGGGCCGCTACGAGGAGCTGTACCGCACCCAGTTCGAGCAGCCGACGAGTGTTGACGACGGACTTGCCGTCAACGGCGCGACCGTGGACGGAGCCATCGTGGAAGGAGGCATCGTGGACGAAACCATCGTGGGAGGAGCCATCGTGGACGGAGCGGCCCTGGACGGCGGTCCCACGACCGCCGACGCCCCGGCGACGTAG
- the rpe gene encoding ribulose-phosphate 3-epimerase gives MAPQINPSILSADFSRLADEAKAVEGADWLHVDVMDNHFVPNLTLGVPVVESLGRATRTPLDCHLMIEDPDRWAPQYIEAGAGSVTFHVEAAAAPVRLAREIRAKGARASMALKPATPIEPYEDLLPELDMLLVMTVEPGFGGQAFLDIMLPKIRRTRQLIARHGLQMWLQVDGGVSAETIERCAEAGADVFVAGSAVYGADDPAKAVRELRHLAEKATGTPGS, from the coding sequence ATGGCCCCGCAGATCAATCCCAGCATCCTGTCCGCAGACTTCTCCCGCCTGGCGGATGAGGCGAAGGCGGTCGAAGGCGCCGACTGGCTCCACGTCGACGTCATGGACAACCACTTCGTCCCCAACCTCACCCTCGGTGTGCCGGTGGTCGAATCGCTGGGCAGGGCCACGCGGACCCCGCTGGACTGCCATCTCATGATCGAGGACCCGGACCGCTGGGCGCCGCAGTACATCGAGGCGGGCGCCGGCTCCGTCACCTTCCATGTGGAGGCCGCGGCCGCGCCGGTGCGGCTGGCGCGCGAGATCCGGGCCAAGGGCGCGCGGGCGTCGATGGCGCTCAAGCCCGCCACGCCCATCGAGCCGTACGAGGATCTGCTGCCCGAGCTGGACATGCTGCTGGTGATGACCGTGGAGCCCGGCTTCGGCGGCCAGGCGTTCCTGGACATCATGCTGCCGAAGATCCGGCGCACCCGGCAGCTCATCGCCAGGCACGGCCTTCAGATGTGGTTGCAGGTGGACGGCGGGGTGTCGGCCGAGACCATCGAGCGGTGTGCCGAGGCGGGCGCCGATGTGTTCGTCGCGGGCTCGGCCGTCTACGGCGCCGACGACCCGGCCAAGGCCGTACGGGAGCTGCGCCACCTCGCCGAAAAGGCGACCGGCACCCCCGGTTCATGA
- a CDS encoding RsmB/NOP family class I SAM-dependent RNA methyltransferase: MTDQPRRRRPHAPNRPGKPYRRPQKDPVRILAFEALRAVDERDAYANLVLPPLLRKARESAEAGSGPRFDSRDAALATELVYGTLRHQGTYDAVIAECVDRPLREVDPPVLDVLSLGAHQLLGTRIPTHAAVSASVELARVVLGDGRAKFVNAVLRKIATHDLDGWLERVAPPYDEDPEEHLGVRHSHPRWVVSALWDALGGGSAGMEELLAADNERPEVTLVARPGRSTPGELLAAVGEQSAVPGRWSPYAVRLTEGGEPGALEAVRDGRAGVQDEGSQLVALALANAPLDGDDRRWLDGCAGPGGKAALLAALGAERGASLLAAEKQPHRARLVAGALAGNPGPYQVIAADGTRPPWRPESFDRVLVDVPCTGLGALRRRPEARWRRRPEDLEGFAPLQRGLLREALAAARIGGVVGYATCSPHPAETRAVVEDVLKGRGGAAVSAEWIDARPLLPGVPELGDGPDIQLWPHRHGTDAMYLALLRRTG; the protein is encoded by the coding sequence GTGACCGACCAGCCCCGTCGTCGCCGTCCCCACGCCCCGAACCGGCCTGGCAAGCCCTACCGCCGCCCGCAGAAGGACCCCGTGCGGATCCTCGCCTTCGAGGCGCTGCGGGCGGTCGACGAACGGGACGCGTACGCCAACCTCGTCCTCCCGCCCCTGCTGCGCAAGGCGCGGGAGAGCGCGGAGGCCGGCAGCGGGCCGCGGTTCGACTCCCGGGACGCGGCGCTCGCCACCGAGCTGGTCTACGGCACCCTGCGCCACCAGGGCACCTACGACGCGGTCATCGCCGAATGCGTGGACCGCCCGCTGCGCGAGGTGGATCCGCCCGTGCTCGATGTACTGAGCCTCGGCGCCCACCAGTTGCTCGGGACCCGTATCCCCACCCACGCCGCCGTTTCGGCGAGCGTCGAGCTGGCCCGGGTGGTGCTCGGCGACGGCCGGGCCAAGTTCGTCAACGCCGTACTGCGCAAGATCGCCACGCATGACCTCGACGGCTGGCTGGAGCGGGTCGCCCCGCCGTACGACGAGGACCCCGAGGAGCATCTGGGCGTCCGCCACTCGCATCCGCGCTGGGTCGTCTCCGCGCTGTGGGACGCGCTCGGCGGCGGCAGCGCCGGTATGGAGGAGCTGCTGGCCGCCGACAACGAACGGCCCGAGGTCACCCTCGTCGCCCGGCCCGGCAGGTCCACGCCCGGGGAGCTGCTGGCCGCGGTCGGCGAGCAGAGCGCGGTGCCCGGCCGCTGGTCCCCGTACGCGGTGCGGCTCACCGAGGGCGGCGAGCCCGGGGCGCTGGAGGCGGTGCGCGACGGGCGGGCCGGAGTGCAGGACGAGGGCAGCCAGCTGGTGGCCCTCGCGCTGGCGAACGCCCCGCTGGACGGGGACGACCGGCGCTGGCTGGACGGCTGCGCGGGTCCCGGCGGCAAGGCCGCGCTGCTCGCCGCGCTCGGCGCGGAGCGCGGTGCCTCGCTGCTGGCCGCCGAGAAGCAGCCGCACCGGGCCCGGCTGGTGGCCGGGGCCCTGGCGGGCAACCCCGGGCCGTACCAGGTGATCGCCGCGGACGGCACCCGGCCGCCGTGGCGTCCGGAGTCCTTCGACCGGGTGCTGGTGGACGTCCCCTGCACCGGTCTGGGTGCCCTGCGCCGCCGCCCCGAGGCGCGCTGGCGGCGCCGCCCCGAGGATCTCGAGGGCTTCGCCCCGCTCCAGCGCGGGCTGCTGCGGGAGGCGCTGGCCGCGGCGCGGATCGGCGGGGTGGTCGGCTACGCCACCTGTTCCCCGCATCCGGCCGAGACCCGGGCCGTGGTCGAGGACGTCCTCAAGGGGCGGGGCGGCGCGGCCGTCTCCGCGGAGTGGATCGACGCCCGGCCGCTGCTGCCCGGGGTGCCCGAGCTGGGCGACGGCCCCGACATCCAGCTGTGGCCGCACCGGCACGGCACGGACGCCATGTATCTGGCCCTGCTGCGCCGCACCGGCTGA